Within the Emticicia oligotrophica DSM 17448 genome, the region CAGTTGTAATTAAGCCTACCGATGATGCTACTTATAAAAATACAGTAGATATTCTTGACGAAATGGCTATTACTAAATCTGATTTGTATGCAATTGTTGACCCTTCGAAAGAAGAACTCGAAATTTACAAACAGAAAATAGCTGTTCCTAAGCAATAATCGTGAAATCTCGTTAAGTATTATTCATATTTAATGGCTAATTTTTAAAATTATGGACCCTAAAAATAATGTCAATGTAACCTTAGATGATATGGTCTTCGAAAACCGTAACAAGTCGTACGGAGCCTATGATTTAAGAAAGACATACAAAAAGACGGTAAACCGCTCGCTTTTGTATGGTTCGGTCGCATTTTTGGCAGCAGTGGGTGCTCCAATGCTTTATGCATCAATTACGCCTAAAGCTAAAAAAGAAGTGGCAGTTGAAATTGACTTAGCAAAGTTGAAAGAAGAAAAAGTGGAAGATAAACCACTTGACCTTCCACCACCGCCGCCACCAGAGCAAAAACCACCTGAAGTTGCGACCATTAAATTCCTTCCTCCTGAGCCAAAGCCAGATGAAGAAGTTAAAAACGAAGAGCCACCACCGCCAGCTGAACAAATAGAGAAGGCGGTAATCTCAAACGAAACTAAAGAAGGTGTTGAGTCTGATGAAGTTGCAGCCGCACCACCTCCAGTAGAAGCACCGAAAGCAGTAGAAATTGAACAACCAAAAGAAGATGAAATCTTTACTACGGTTGAACAACAACCTGAGTTTCCAGGTGGTATCAAGGAAATGTATGGCTTTATTGCTAAAAACCTTAAATACCCTTCTGCCGCTCAAAGAGCAAACGTTTCTGGTAAAGTATTTGCCAAGTTCGTTGTAGAGAAAGATGGTAGCTTAGGTGACGTTCAGATTTTGAAAGGAATTGGTTTTGGATGTGACGAAGAAGCACAACGTGTATTGAAGTCTATGCCAAAGTGGAATCCTGGAAAGCAAAACGGACGTAACGTAAGGGTATTCTTTACTATGCCAATCTCTTTCGTTCTTGAATAATGTTACAAAACAGAAAACCACAAGGATTGAGCCAGGTTACGGTATATATTCGAGCTTTAACAGCACTGGGATATATCATAATGGGTATTTACGTTATTAAACGACAATGGCTTCTAGTTCCGCTTTCCGTAAATGTATCTTATGCTATGGGCATTTTGGTAGTATTATACGGTTGTTTCAGAGGATGGACGGCTTATCATGCGTTTAAAAACCAAAACTAAGCTCTTTCTTTTTAATATAAATAGGTCATTTCGGAAACGAAGTGACCTATTTTGTTTTTTTTGAATTTATTTGTAGAAAGAATTGTTTATATATTTAGAAAATAATCTAAATAGAATTGACTTAGTAAAATTAATTCATAATTTTACATCCAAATCTTAATCTTAGCAGATGAACATGAAAAGGATTTTTGTATTTATTGTTGTGTCATTGCTTTTGTGGCAATGTAATTCACAAGAGAAACAGGATTTACCAAATGATGGTGAAATTACTATTGCTGCGGATGAATCTGTTAAGCCAATAGTAGATGCTGAAGTAATGGCTTACAATGCACATTATCCAAAAGCAAAAATTAACGTGGTTTATGTACCTGAACAACGAGCAATGTCGTTGATGATGAACGATTCAGTAAATATTGCCATCGTAACGCGTGAAGCAACTGCAAATGAGCAAGAAGTATATACTTCAAATAAAATTCCTTATTTGCCAGCCAAAATGGCTCTTGATGGAGTAGCAATTATTTCAAATTTGAATAGCTCAATTAAAAACTTATCTGCTTCAGATTTGAAAGAAATGTTTGAAGGCAATAAGAATAAGGATATTAAATTAGTATTTGATAATAGTAGCTCAAGTAATTTAAATTACATGATGCAAAATCTTGGCATCAAGGATGTTAAAAATGCCAATATTTTTGCTGCAGATGGGAATCAGGATGTGATTGAATACATTAAGAAAAATACAAATGCAATTGGTTTTATTGGTGCAAACTGGATAAGTGATATTGATGATTCGAAAAGCCAATTTTTCATGAATACAATACACGTGATAGGAATTTCAGCGGGCAAAGAAAATGATAAATTCTACACGCCTACAACTGTAAATCTAAAGGCACGTAAATACCCTTTTGAAAGAAAAATAATTCTACATACCAAGAAAGGCTACGGTTTAACAAGTGCATTCATTAGATTTTGTTGTGCACAAATCGGGCAATTAGTTGTTGAAAAATCAGGTTTATTACCTTATTATATATATAATCGTGAGATTATTATTGATAGGAAACCTATGGGTAAATTACCTTAATTCATATAAGTTATTTTTGATTTGTTTTAACAAATGATTAACAAATATTTTTATAACTATCGAAACAAAAATCTGTCTAATTGTGAAAAAGCAAAATAATAAAATTGAGGTTTTTAAATATTTTTTTTAACTAATACACATTTTTATTAACTTTGCTTAGTATTTATATAAATCAAAAAATCTGTAAACCTAACTTTTAGAGTGTAAATGAACAAGATTTTGAAATCTTT harbors:
- a CDS encoding PstS family phosphate ABC transporter substrate-binding protein, encoding MKRIFVFIVVSLLLWQCNSQEKQDLPNDGEITIAADESVKPIVDAEVMAYNAHYPKAKINVVYVPEQRAMSLMMNDSVNIAIVTREATANEQEVYTSNKIPYLPAKMALDGVAIISNLNSSIKNLSASDLKEMFEGNKNKDIKLVFDNSSSSNLNYMMQNLGIKDVKNANIFAADGNQDVIEYIKKNTNAIGFIGANWISDIDDSKSQFFMNTIHVIGISAGKENDKFYTPTTVNLKARKYPFERKIILHTKKGYGLTSAFIRFCCAQIGQLVVEKSGLLPYYIYNREIIIDRKPMGKLP
- a CDS encoding energy transducer TonB; this encodes MDPKNNVNVTLDDMVFENRNKSYGAYDLRKTYKKTVNRSLLYGSVAFLAAVGAPMLYASITPKAKKEVAVEIDLAKLKEEKVEDKPLDLPPPPPPEQKPPEVATIKFLPPEPKPDEEVKNEEPPPPAEQIEKAVISNETKEGVESDEVAAAPPPVEAPKAVEIEQPKEDEIFTTVEQQPEFPGGIKEMYGFIAKNLKYPSAAQRANVSGKVFAKFVVEKDGSLGDVQILKGIGFGCDEEAQRVLKSMPKWNPGKQNGRNVRVFFTMPISFVLE